Within Cellulophaga sp. L1A9, the genomic segment CCAATCAATACTGTTCTCCAATTAATGGCTTTTCTGTTGGAGCTAAAAAGAAAAGAAACTAAAATTAAAGAGACCATTCCTAAAATTCCTCTTAAAAAGCTATTAAGCGTAAAACCTTCATTTGGAAGTATTTTAGGTGAAACAAGTTCAAAAGAAGAAAGATCATTTATGGTGCTTGTATCCGCAGAAGCTGTAATAGTGTCTAACGGTATAATGTCTTGAGCAAAAACAGGGAGAGCTAGTACAATTAAGATTAGCGTTAACCAAAGGCTTTTTTTCATCAAAATAAAATTAAAATAAAGTAATTATTGGCGTTTGGAAATTTCATCCCTTAATTTGGCAGCTTTCTCATAATTTTCACTGGTCACTGCATTGTCTAATTCTTTGTAGAGCTCCTCTATGGAAAGCTCAGAATAGCCGTCGGAGGCAGATCCTGTAATTTCTACGGTCTCTCCTTCTTGTAAAATTTCATTAACCATGATGCTATCATCGGCCGTTTCATTTTCTTTGTCTTTGTTTGAAAATTTCAAGAAAATACCAGCTTTGTCCAAAATAGTTTTATAGGTAAAAATTGGAGCGTTAAAACGAAGTGCTAAAGCAATAGCATCACTAGTTCTTGCATCAATGATCTCTTCGATTTTATCGCGTTCACAGATAATGCTAGAATAGAAAACACCATCTACAAGTTTGTGAATAATCACTTGTTTGACCACGATGTCAAACCTATCAGCAAAATTTTTGAATAGGTCGTGCGTTAAGGGTCTAGGAGGCTTTATTTCTTTTTCTAAAGCAATAGCTATGGATTGAGCTTCAAAAGCACCAATAACAATAGGTAACTTCCGATCACCTTCAACTTCATTCAATATCAGGGCATACGCACCATTTTGCGTCTGACTGTAAGATATCCCCTTTATTTTTAATCTAACTAAGCTCATAAATATCATGTAAACACTAAGGGCTGTTTAAATAAAAGGTTAGACCTATGTATTTAAACAGCCCTTTTAAGAGGCACAATTTAACAAAAATTAAGCGTTTTGAGCTTTAAATTCTTTTAATTTTTCGATTAACTGAGGCACAACTTCAAAAGCATCACCTACAATACCGTAATCTGCTGCCTTAAAAAATGGTGCTTCTGGATCAGAATTGATCACCACTTTTACTTTAGAAGAGCTTACTCCGGCTAAATGCTGAATTGCACCAGAAATACCAATTGCGATGTATAAGTTACTTGCTACAGGCTTCCCTGTTTGTCCAACATGTTCTCCATGTGGTCTCCATCCTAAATCAGATACTGGTTTAGAACAAGCGGTGGCTGCTCCTAGAACATCTGCCAACTCTTCTATCATTCCCCAGTTTTCAGGACCTTTCATTCCTCTACCTGCTGAAACCACGATATCGGCATCAGCAATAGTAGCTTTACCAACTACTTTATCAATTTCTACAGATTTTGTAGAGAAATCTGCATCACTAACGGCAGCATCAAAACTTTCTACAGTTGCTGTAGTCTTGTTTTCATGCAAACCAAAAGAGTTGTTAGAAACGCCAACAATTTTAATCTCCGTGCTTATTTCAGAAAAGGCGAATCCTTTATTACTAAAAGCTGTTCTTTTTACCGTGAATGGAGCAGTGCTTTCAGGTGCTGCTACAACGTTTGGCACATAACCTGCTTTTAAGTAACCCGCTAATAATGGGGCTAAATATTTGGTGTCGGTGCTAGAACTTAATATAATAACTTTAGCGCCTTCTTTTTCTACTGCTTGACGGATGCTGCTTGCATAAGCCTTGGCGTTAAATGTTGTTAATTTGTCATTGCTAATGTTTAATACTTTAGAAACGCCGTAGTTTCCTAGGCTTTCATTTTCATTAGCGTTAAAAGAAACCGCTGTTGCTGTAGTTCCCATTTGTTTTGCTACTTCGGCAGCGTAAGAAGCAGCCTCAAAAGCATTTTTCTTAAACTTTCCGTTTTCAGATTCTGTATATACTAATACTGACATAATAATTTTATTTTTTTATTCCCAATGAAGGGAGACTAGTTTAGACTTCAATAAGAAATATCGGTTAGATTACCTTTGCTTCGTTATGTAATAAGTTAATTAATTCGTCTACAGAAGTAGCTAATTTTACCGCTCCTTTTGCTGCAGGCTTCGTAAATTTAGTGTCTTGAGTAGCATTTATTGCGTCAACGGGTTCAATTACGGTTAATTTTTTTTGACGTGCCATCATGATTCCTCTCATGTTTGGAATTCTCAAATCACTCTCTTCTACAAGTCCTTTTTGACCTCCAATAATTAAAGGTAGGCTAGTCGCTAATTTTTCTTTTCCTCCGTCAATTTCACGCAATGCGGTAGCGCTA encodes:
- a CDS encoding electron transfer flavoprotein subunit alpha/FixB family protein gives rise to the protein MSVLVYTESENGKFKKNAFEAASYAAEVAKQMGTTATAVSFNANENESLGNYGVSKVLNISNDKLTTFNAKAYASSIRQAVEKEGAKVIILSSSTDTKYLAPLLAGYLKAGYVPNVVAAPESTAPFTVKRTAFSNKGFAFSEISTEIKIVGVSNNSFGLHENKTTATVESFDAAVSDADFSTKSVEIDKVVGKATIADADIVVSAGRGMKGPENWGMIEELADVLGAATACSKPVSDLGWRPHGEHVGQTGKPVASNLYIAIGISGAIQHLAGVSSSKVKVVINSDPEAPFFKAADYGIVGDAFEVVPQLIEKLKEFKAQNA
- a CDS encoding bifunctional nuclease family protein, whose product is MSLVRLKIKGISYSQTQNGAYALILNEVEGDRKLPIVIGAFEAQSIAIALEKEIKPPRPLTHDLFKNFADRFDIVVKQVIIHKLVDGVFYSSIICERDKIEEIIDARTSDAIALALRFNAPIFTYKTILDKAGIFLKFSNKDKENETADDSIMVNEILQEGETVEITGSASDGYSELSIEELYKELDNAVTSENYEKAAKLRDEISKRQ